A part of Pseudomonas sp. HR96 genomic DNA contains:
- a CDS encoding pirin family protein, which produces MLQLRPFDTLGAANHGWLDAHHHFSFASYHDPQRMHWGNLRVWNDDVIASGTGFPQHPHQNMEIITYVREGAITHQDNLGNQGRTEAGDVQVMSAGTGIAHSEYNLEDGDTRIFQIWIIPDKTGEAPSWGARPFPKGERGEGFVTLASGRADDDSSLRIRADARLVAAKLKAGDTAQYALDAGRKAYLVPATGLIEVNGLQAAERDGVAVQDERLLRVTALQDSEIVLVDVA; this is translated from the coding sequence ATGCTGCAACTCAGACCGTTCGACACCCTTGGCGCCGCCAACCATGGATGGCTGGACGCCCACCACCACTTTTCCTTCGCCAGCTACCATGACCCGCAGCGCATGCACTGGGGCAACCTGCGGGTGTGGAACGACGATGTCATCGCCTCCGGCACCGGCTTCCCGCAGCATCCGCACCAGAACATGGAAATCATCACCTACGTGCGCGAAGGGGCGATTACCCACCAGGACAACCTCGGCAACCAGGGCCGCACCGAAGCGGGCGACGTGCAAGTCATGAGTGCCGGCACCGGCATCGCCCACAGTGAATACAACCTGGAAGACGGCGACACGCGCATCTTCCAGATCTGGATCATCCCGGACAAGACCGGCGAAGCCCCGAGCTGGGGCGCACGACCCTTTCCCAAGGGCGAGCGCGGCGAAGGCTTCGTGACCCTGGCCAGCGGCCGTGCGGACGATGACAGCAGCCTGCGCATCCGCGCCGACGCGCGCCTGGTGGCAGCCAAGCTCAAGGCTGGGGACACTGCGCAATATGCCCTGGATGCCGGGCGCAAGGCCTATCTGGTGCCGGCCACCGGGTTGATCGAGGTCAACGGGCTGCAGGCGGCCGAGCGCGATGGCGTGGCCGTGCAAGACGAGCGCCTGCTGCGCGTGACGGCGCTGCAGGACAGCGAGATTGTGCTGGTGGATGTGGCTTGA
- a CDS encoding UvrD-helicase domain-containing protein: protein MSPSSPDRPFIQRLSRRLFGAREPATVGEPVIAQVPAATLPETPVLFDDWTLPLPSALRKRIQAEVAQRLPAQAQPSAAQWRMIFSRTPATQVVAGAGAGKSTSLVLRLLVLHHYLGYELASTTVITFTRESRNDFIKKMLQVFDLWEIKLSQQQAGEVVRTFHSRLLPLVRSLPGLAQVQAFETLGVQEQGASGNPFDLRINDAQRALLNACYSALLTRDSRFRQLIAALRLQAFALKRLDRDHPEVRKRMTVTALAAGRDEELCDLLEDQWYHAGVWPIEGIEPQRKAVTINGGTFHCHGYIAELDAWVVLGVDPSADADMTRKGARLPVRAEWAVKRTLFQAFCDKPLIWLDTYQQGQRLWGALAGSSVAGPGFDYQVKGDTAAAPLLDAFAATAGFIENLGLDVSAAIGAMDHALLGDDSGFLQALALFWPTFNDFLHQQPPPVMTYNAMFATLGEQAPENLALVPDSLLQGMTHLMVDEFQDISPQIVGWVRACLTEVRRRAVQRPAATSLLCVGDDWQSIYGWRGSAAHYFLAFDREFPASKTTRVLLSDNYRSHQHIIDAAEHLVQPVRSLPGKRGKAREGLPTIAVQVFERNDRQLAQQVRAHHEAGDSILILFRKSSDKSLIYNELSNLLKVDYSSGERRIRLLTYHSAKGLQADAVFLVGDCRYASEPPYRNEVYRLAGFAEPGQADAYDAAQREEILRLAYVAVTRAVRHCYWYVEPARGETAAVARASDRVAGNKPWFEDRRGAQ from the coding sequence ATGTCGCCATCATCGCCCGACCGACCGTTCATCCAGCGCCTGTCGCGGCGCCTGTTCGGCGCCCGTGAGCCAGCCACGGTAGGCGAACCGGTGATTGCCCAGGTGCCTGCTGCGACGCTGCCAGAGACGCCGGTGCTGTTCGACGACTGGACCCTGCCGTTGCCCTCTGCGCTGCGCAAGCGCATCCAGGCTGAGGTAGCGCAACGCCTGCCAGCGCAGGCCCAGCCCAGCGCGGCGCAATGGCGGATGATCTTCAGCCGCACCCCGGCCACCCAGGTGGTGGCGGGCGCCGGCGCCGGCAAATCGACCTCGCTGGTGCTGCGCCTGCTGGTGCTTCACCACTACCTGGGCTACGAGCTGGCGAGCACTACGGTCATAACCTTCACCCGCGAGTCACGTAACGACTTCATCAAGAAAATGCTGCAAGTCTTTGATTTATGGGAAATAAAGCTAAGCCAGCAGCAGGCCGGCGAGGTGGTGCGCACCTTTCACTCGCGGCTGCTGCCGCTGGTGCGCAGCCTGCCCGGGCTTGCGCAGGTGCAGGCCTTCGAGACCCTTGGGGTGCAGGAGCAGGGCGCCAGCGGTAACCCGTTCGATCTGCGTATCAATGACGCCCAGCGCGCCTTGCTCAATGCCTGCTACAGCGCCTTGCTGACCCGCGACTCCCGGTTTCGCCAGCTGATCGCGGCGCTGCGCCTGCAAGCCTTTGCCCTCAAGCGCCTGGATCGCGACCACCCCGAAGTGCGCAAACGCATGACGGTCACCGCACTGGCCGCCGGGCGTGATGAAGAGCTGTGCGACCTATTGGAAGATCAGTGGTACCACGCCGGGGTCTGGCCCATCGAAGGCATCGAGCCGCAGCGCAAGGCCGTCACCATCAACGGCGGTACCTTTCATTGCCACGGCTACATCGCCGAGCTCGACGCCTGGGTCGTGCTGGGGGTGGACCCCAGTGCCGACGCGGATATGACACGTAAGGGGGCCAGGCTGCCAGTCCGTGCGGAGTGGGCGGTCAAGCGCACCCTGTTTCAAGCTTTCTGCGATAAACCCTTGATATGGTTGGATACTTATCAGCAGGGTCAGCGCCTCTGGGGCGCCCTGGCCGGCAGTTCGGTGGCCGGTCCCGGTTTCGATTATCAGGTCAAGGGCGATACCGCCGCAGCGCCGTTGCTGGACGCTTTCGCGGCCACCGCCGGCTTTATCGAAAACCTCGGCCTGGACGTCAGCGCCGCGATCGGAGCCATGGACCACGCGCTGCTCGGTGATGACAGTGGCTTCCTGCAGGCGCTGGCGCTGTTCTGGCCGACCTTCAACGACTTCCTGCACCAGCAGCCGCCGCCGGTCATGACCTACAACGCCATGTTCGCCACCCTGGGCGAGCAGGCGCCGGAAAATCTGGCGTTGGTGCCCGATTCGCTGCTGCAAGGCATGACCCATCTGATGGTCGACGAATTCCAGGACATCTCCCCGCAAATCGTCGGCTGGGTGCGCGCTTGCCTGACGGAAGTGCGTCGCCGCGCGGTGCAGCGGCCGGCGGCGACGTCGTTGTTATGTGTCGGTGATGATTGGCAGTCGATCTATGGCTGGCGGGGCAGCGCCGCGCATTATTTTCTCGCGTTCGATCGTGAGTTCCCCGCAAGCAAAACCACCCGCGTGCTGCTCAGCGACAACTATCGCAGTCACCAGCACATCATCGACGCCGCCGAGCATCTGGTGCAGCCGGTGCGTTCGTTGCCAGGCAAGCGGGGCAAGGCCCGTGAGGGCCTGCCGACAATTGCGGTGCAGGTGTTCGAACGCAATGATCGGCAGTTGGCACAGCAGGTACGAGCGCACCATGAAGCAGGCGATTCGATCTTGATATTGTTTCGAAAATCCTCAGATAAATCACTGATCTATAACGAATTATCAAATCTACTTAAAGTGGATTATAGCAGTGGCGAACGGCGCATTCGCCTGCTCACCTACCACAGTGCCAAGGGCCTGCAGGCCGATGCGGTCTTTCTGGTGGGCGACTGCCGCTATGCCAGTGAGCCGCCGTATCGCAATGAAGTGTATCGCCTGGCCGGGTTTGCCGAGCCGGGGCAGGCTGACGCCTACGATGCGGCCCAGCGAGAGGAAATCCTGCGGCTGGCCTATGTGGCGGTCACCCGCGCCGTGCGCCATTGTTATTGGTATGTGGAACCCGCCCGTGGGGAAACGGCCGCTGTCGCCCGGGCCAGTGACAGGGTCGCGGGCAACAAGCCGTGGTTCGAGGATAGGCGCGGGGCGCAGTGA
- a CDS encoding DUF1652 domain-containing protein — MNKMTFPNACQVMRWHFHPLGFEGSMDTPTSMVARLFDRATGETRIAIAGLPCASVMNAADVERIIEAVEAELEAFEPPRTLCEVG; from the coding sequence ATGAACAAGATGACCTTTCCCAACGCCTGCCAGGTGATGCGCTGGCACTTTCACCCCCTCGGCTTCGAGGGCAGCATGGACACACCCACCAGTATGGTCGCGCGCCTGTTCGACCGCGCCACCGGCGAGACGCGCATCGCGATTGCCGGCCTGCCCTGCGCCAGCGTGATGAACGCAGCCGATGTCGAACGCATCATCGAGGCGGTCGAGGCCGAACTTGAAGCGTTCGAACCCCCACGGACCTTGTGCGAAGTCGGCTAG